The Anomaloglossus baeobatrachus isolate aAnoBae1 chromosome 5, aAnoBae1.hap1, whole genome shotgun sequence genome includes the window CCTCTACAAATATAAATATGCACCAATAAATATAGAAACTTTCAGGGTAACTATTACATGATAGAGCTTCTGCCTCTAAGTGCTTTAAGAGATCAAATCTCACAGCTGTCAAGTTTGGAAATAAGATATAGGATCCAGTATGATGCACGATTTTCCCTGATCGGACGTATGGTGACTGAAGACGCTCGGCTTGTGTAGTCATGTTGTGATATACTCCTTGAAAGTCACAGTAAGACAGTTGGCAGTTACATCTGTAATAACAATGTTTCCAAAAAACGGTCTAAACACAGTTTGTGGCTCCTCCTTTGCACAGTCTGTTTCAGCGGGTTGTAACTCCTGGGGTGTCACTTGCACCCCATTGTTACTTACGCCCTGGTCACCGTCACACCTGGACTTTACACAGCGCAGGTCTATGGGCTCTTCCAAGTCAGAGTCAAGGAGAATTACGTCTGGCTTTTGTGGGCCTAAAGGAAAGTTCTCCAAGCTCTGGTTCTCCAGTCTATCGGAAACACTGACGCTTCGAGAAGCGAGGATTTTTTTGCAAGGTTGGGTTGGCTCAGATATCTCGGATAAGCAGCGCTTTCTGGGGTTTGTGTACACTTTATCTTTTGAAGAATCATTAACAGCGTTGATTACGGTGTTGCTATCTTTTTTAGTGGTGAGCTGCAATGGCTTGTCACTGACAGAGTCAACATTCGAGTAGGTTCTCTGGAGACCGGCAAGAGGAACGGCGCCTTGATTCCCATAGTCATTTGCTGCGTTAATCCTTATTTTAGACTCCACTCTCTTCTTCCAGTGTTCTTGTTTTTCCTCTAAGACTTTACAAGTCCTTTCACCATTACAAGAGTCAAGAGTTTCCACTTTGTTTCCAGAAACAACAGCACCGCCATCTTCCTCCGAGGATTTAATTTTTACCGACTGCAATCCATTTTCCATGTATTTACTCATAACTATGACAATccttccatttttatttttgttcttCACAATTTTCATTTTACCCCCAACTCCATTTAGTGCCACCTCCTTAGGTGGACTGGTGGAGGTGCCAACAGATGAAGTGTTCTTATCTACCCCATTTAAGGTGGTGCCGGAACCATTCTTCAAATGGACTCCAAAATCCACATACTGGCTATTATGCCATGACGATTCCTTGCTTCTAGTCTTTTGATCAGCACAATGCTGGAAATCTTTCCCTGAGGGTTGTTGATCATACATTTTCGGATCTGGCTGATAATGGTGGTGTCTTTTGCTGTTCAGCTGGTAATAATATTTCCTTTGGCTGCTGGGGTGATGCTTTTCAGTATGATCTCGATCATTGGGTTGATACTGGTGATGCTTTTTGCTGTTGAGTTGATATTGATGAGGCTGACTCTTTTTAACTGATGTTATATCCAGTTTAGAGCGGTGGTCCACAGAGGAGTCCTGAAGGCCACTTAAAATATTAGACCGACGAGCAAAAGAGGGTATCTGCAATATAAAAGAAAGCATTACTAGTAGCTATTTAATCTAGATTACagtatttttcgaattataagactcacttttcctccctaaaaattgggaggaaaatgaggggtgagtcttataatccgaatgcaccttaccgggaggtggtggagaggggtcgtggGAAGCTGAGGCAATGCTGGGGCCTGTGTGGCGGCGGGCAGTGGCATCCTGAAAATATCggagttcaaataatggcgcccggagatggcgtgtgtgcagatgaagctctcggctcaagatctcatctgcacacacgccgcctctggtccattgatcttccagcaacggacttaaggaaaatggcacccggaggtggcgcgtgcgcagatgagatctcgcctTGTCATTAAGCCgacagctcaatctgcgcacgcgctgagtccgggcaccatttctttgaaacacgcaccgccgacagtttcaggaagttgcctacctcacagcatctgggtCACCAGCCGCATCGACCTGCTCCACAAccgctcttgcctcctgtgactccactccccCACCACTGCCATCTACCCCCGGTAAGAGACCACCAGATTGTAACAcagacccccccctttttttttcccctctctaaatttggggtgcatcttataaaccgaaaaatacggtaggtttaTGATGTGCGGGTACTATGAAAGCGCAAACCAAaatctgatgagtgagcactacaatgctcgaaaTGACCAAGTCGACCACTTGGACTGTCTCGTCtagagtacaatggaagtcaatggaaactgGACCATTTttcaagaaaaatgcttgagtttctcattgacttccattatactcggtacacgagtcgcgcccatctgagcattAACTGCTCGTTACTAGAATGGAGCACCCAAGCattatagtgctcgctcatcacttggtTCTAAcacaaaatatgattttttttacatAGAATATTAAAAACTTACTGATAAAATGTGGTGCTTTGGTTTGGGGCCACGTTTTCTGTATCCCAGAATTTGCTCCTGCCTCTCCCTATATAAAATGTCAGAGAAGAAACATCCATTATTACAGGTTACATGGTATTCACAGTAAAGCCCAAGCCCGATGTAACGTCACTTGAGACATGATGCAATGTCATCCAAAGTCTGATGTGAATAATACATTTACATAAATAGATTACATCTGTATATTATATTGTAAAATACTATTTAGAAGGTAGCAGAAAATGTCAAATGGCGTTCAGATACTAATGATCTCGTTAAAGGACAAAGAACAATTCAAGTCTTGGTAGACTGCTTGTATAATGGTAGCCTGGGGGATGTTTCTCAAAACGAGCAAAGAAACTTTGCAGCATTGTAAGAATCTGTGGACGGTTCGATGGCATAGAAAAGTAAGGATGGGTTCACAAACTGACTAGATTTTCTTTCTTGACTTTGATATTGATATCTAGGATATCAATAGCCAATCGGTGGGGGGGGTCTGACTCCTGGCATTCTCATCAACTGACTACggtttcccactgacttccataATACCCTGTACATAAGTTAAGCACatcctgctcattacgagtaccgagcacccaagcatggtagtgctcactcatcactaatcgttatgagtacagagcacccgagcatggtagtgccctctcatcactaatcgttatgagtacagagcacccgagcaaagtagtgccctctcatcactaatcgttacgagtacggagcatatgagcatggtagtgctcactcatcagtaatcGTCCCAAGTacgaagcatggcagtgctcgctcatcactaatcgttacgagtactgaccacccaagcatggtagcgccccctcatcactaatcgttTTGAGTatgaagcatggcagtgctcgctcatcactaatcgttacaagcactgagcacccaagcaaggtagtggtcgctcatcactaatcgttccAAGTatgaagcatggtagtgctcgctcatcacttattGTTACGAGTACCaaaaacccgagcatggtagtgttcgctcatcactaatcattacaagtaccgagcacccgagcatggtagtgctcactcatcactaattgttacgagtaccgagcacccgagcatggtagtgctcactcatcactaattgttacgagtaccgagcacccaaccatagtagtgctcactcatcagctaGCACtaatcattatgagtaccgagcatggtagtactcactcatcagtgATCACTAATTGTTACAAGTACCaaccatggcagtgcccactcatcactgatCACTAATCAttaagagtaccgagcatggtagtgctcactcatgagtGATCACTAatcattacaagtacagagcacctgagcatggtagtcaaACTCATCAGTGATCACTAATCGTTAAGAgtgccgagcatagtagtgctcactcatatgATCACTAATCGTTATAagtactgagtatggtagtgctcattcatcagtgATCACTAAtcgttaagagtaccgagcatagtagtgctcactcatcagtgatcactaatcgttataagtaccgagcatagtagtgctcactcatcagtgatcactaatcgttaagagtaccgagcatagtagtgctcactcatcagtgatcactaatcgttataagtaccgagcatagtagtgctcactcatcagtgatcactaatcgttaagagtaccgagcatagtagtgctcactcatcagtgatcactaatcgttataagtaccgagcatagtagtgctcactcatcagtgatcactaatcgttataagtaccgagcatagtagtgctcactcatcagtgatcactaatcgttataagtaccgagcatagtagtgctcactcatcagtgatcactaatcgttataagtaccgagcatagtagtgctcactcatcagtgatcactaatcgttataagtaccgagcatagtagtgctcactcatcagtgatcactaatcgttataagtaccgagcatagtagtgctcactcatatgATCACTAATCGTT containing:
- the CBX4 gene encoding E3 SUMO-protein ligase CBX4, which translates into the protein MELPAAGEHVFAVESIEKRRIRKGRVEYLVKWRGWSSKYNTWEPEENILDPRLLVAFQNRERQEQILGYRKRGPKPKHHILSIPSFARRSNILSGLQDSSVDHRSKLDITSVKKSQPHQYQLNSKKHHQYQPNDRDHTEKHHPSSQRKYYYQLNSKRHHHYQPDPKMYDQQPSGKDFQHCADQKTRSKESSWHNSQYVDFGVHLKNGSGTTLNGVDKNTSSVGTSTSPPKEVALNGVGGKMKIVKNKNKNGRIVIVMSKYMENGLQSVKIKSSEEDGGAVVSGNKVETLDSCNGERTCKVLEEKQEHWKKRVESKIRINAANDYGNQGAVPLAGLQRTYSNVDSVSDKPLQLTTKKDSNTVINAVNDSSKDKVYTNPRKRCLSEISEPTQPCKKILASRSVSVSDRLENQSLENFPLGPQKPDVILLDSDLEEPIDLRCVKSRCDGDQGVSNNGVQVTPQELQPAETDCAKEEPQTVFRPFFGNIVITDVTANCLTVTFKEYITT